From Primulina tabacum isolate GXHZ01 chromosome 2, ASM2559414v2, whole genome shotgun sequence, one genomic window encodes:
- the LOC142528748 gene encoding palmitoyl-acyl carrier protein thioesterase, chloroplastic-like — MVAAAATHAFLPVVSPTSDSSGKPLGKFGGSIVASVDGRGSGLNSKSPSLGNLWVRANAQIPPKVNGSKVGVMDGFETDEVTPSSPPRTFINQLPDWSMLLAAITTLFLAAEKQWMMLDWKPKRPDMLVDPFGFGKIVQDSLIYRQNFSIRSYEIGADRTASIETLMNHLQETALNHVKSEGLLDDGFGSTPGMSKNNLIWVVAKMQLLVDRYPVWGDVVQVTTWVAASGKNGMRRDWLVRDTNTGDVLSRASSLWVMMNKETRKLSKIPEEVREEISSYFLEYPPVVDEDSRKFPKLNESTADSFRTGLTPRWNDLDVNQHVNNVKYIGWILESTPSTVLETLELARVTLEYRRECTKDSVLESLTSIVENEVGDLANSGFIECQHLLRLEGGGEIVKARTDWRPKLESASGRKCIVTLSSHS, encoded by the exons ATGGTGGCCGCTGCAGCAACTCACGCATTCCTTCCAGTAGTGTCCCCGACTTCGGATTCCTCTGGAAAACCATTGGGAAAGTTCGGGGGAAGCATTGTTGCTAGTGTTGATGGTCGTGGAAGTGGCCTTAATTCAAAGTCCCCATCTTTGGGAAATTTATGGGTTAGGGCCAATGCACAAATCCCTCCCAAAGTTAACGGGTCTAAGGTTGGAGTTATGGATGGTTTTGAGACTGATGAAGTGACCCCATCATCTCCCCCTCGAACATTTATCAATCAATTGCCTGACTGGAGCATGCTCCTTGCTGCCATCACGACGCTATTTTTGGCAGCTGAGAAGCAATGGATGATGCTTGATTGGAAACCGAAACGACCTGATATGCTTGTTGATCCTTTTGGTTTTGGGAAAATTGTGCAAGATAGTTTAATCTATCGACAAAACTTCAGTATCAGGTCCTATGAAATAGGAGCTGACCGAACAGCTTCTATAGAGACATTGATGAATCATTTGCAG GAAACAGCTCTTAACCATGTGAAGAGTGAAGGTCTGCTTGATGATGGCTTTGGTTCAACACCAGGGATGAGTAAAAACAATTTGATTTGGGTGGTAGCTAAGATGCAGCTTCTTGTGGATCGTTATCCTGTATG GGGTGATGTTGTTCAAGTCACTACTTGGGTGGCTGCATCTGGTAAGAATGGAATGAGACGGGATTGGCTTGTGCGTGACACCAATACAGGTGACGTTCTAAGCAGAGCATCCAG TCTGTGGGTGATGATGAATAAAGAGACGAGGAAACTATCTAAAATTCCAGAGGAGGTCCGAGAAGAAATAAGTAGCTATTTTTTGGAATATCCTCCTGTTGTAGATGAGGATAGCAGGAAGTTTCCGAAACTCAATGAAAGCACTGCAGACTCATTTCGTACTGGTTTAACT CCAAGATGGAATGATTTGGATGTGAACCAACATGTGAATAATGTGAAATATATTGGTTGGATTCTTGAG AGTACCCCATCCACGGTTTTGGAGACTCTCGAGCTTGCCCGTGTGACTCTGGAGTACAGGAGAGAATGCACGAAAGACAGTGTTCTGGAGTCCCTCACTTCCATTGTTGAGAATGAGGTTGGTGACTTGGCAAATTCTGGCTTTATTGAATGCCAGCACTTGCTTCGATTAGAGGGCGGTGGTGAAATTGTTAAGGCAAGAACCGACTGGAGACCTAAGCTCGAATCCGCTTCCGGTCGAAAGTGCATAGTGACTCTGTCTTCTCACAGCTGA